A single Buteo buteo chromosome 17, bButBut1.hap1.1, whole genome shotgun sequence DNA region contains:
- the COL2A1 gene encoding collagen alpha-1(II) chain, with the protein MPGRRPLRLAAGLAILFLAAVAAQDRDLPEAGSCLQDGQSYSDKDVWKPEPCRICVCDTGTVLCDEIICEELRDCPSPEIPFGECCPICPTDQPSGQPGPKGQKGEPGDIKDVVGPRGPPGPQGPAGEQGQRGDRGEKGEKGAPGPRGRDGEPGTPGNPGPPGPPGPPGPPGLGGNFAAQMAGGFDEKAGGAQLGVMQGPMGPMGPRGPPGPSGAPGPQGFQGNPGEPGEPGAAGPMGPRGPPGPPGKPGDDGETGKPGKSGERGPPGPQGARGFPGTPGLPGVKGHRGYPGLDGAKGEAGAPGAKGESGSPGENGSPGPMGPRGLPGERGRPGPSGAAGARGNDGLPGPAGPPGPVGPAGAPGFPGAPGSKGEAGPTGARGPEGAQGPRGESGTPGSPGPAGAPGNPGTDGIPGAKGSAGAPGIAGAPGFPGPRGPPGPQGATGPLGPKGQTGEPGIAGFKGEQGPKGETGPAGPQGAPGPAGEEGKRGARGEPGAAGPVGPPGERGAPGNRGFPGQDGLAGPKGAPGERGPAGLAGPKGATGDPGRPGEPGLPGARGLTGRPGDAGPQGKVGPTGAPGEDGRPGPPGPQGARGQPGVMGFPGPKGANGEPGKAGEKGLPGAPGLRGLPGKDGETGAAGPPGPAGPAGERGEQGAPGPSGFQGLPGPPGPPGESGKPGDQGVPGEAGAPGLVGPRGERGFPGERGSPGAQGLQGPRGLPGTPGTDGPKGATGPAGPNGAQGPPGLQGMPGERGAAGIAGPKGDRGDVGEKGPEGAPGKDGARGLTGPIGPPGPAGPNGEKGESGPPGPSGAAGARGAPGERGEPGAPGPAGFAGPPGADGQPGAKGEQGEPGQKGDAGAPGPQGPSGAPGPQGPTGVTGPKGARGAQGPPGATGFPGAAGRVGPPGPNGNPGPPGPPGSAGKDGPKGARGDAGPPGRAGDPGLQGPAGPPGEKGEPGEDGPAGPDGPPGPQGLAGQRGIVGLPGQRGERGFPGLPGPSGEPGKQGAPGSAGDRGPPGPVGPPGLTGPAGEPGREGNPGSDGPPGRDGAAGVKGDRGETGPVGAPGAPGAPGAPGPVGPTGKQGDRGETGAQGPMGPAGPAGARGMPGPQGPRGDKGETGEAGERGLKGHRGFTGLQGLPGPPGPSGDQGAAGPAGPSGPRGPPGPVGPSGKDGSNGMPGPIGPPGPRGRSGEPGPAGPPGNPGPPGPPGPPGTGIDMSAFAGLGQPEKGPDPIRYMRADEAAGSLRQHDVEVDATLKSLNNQIESIRSPEGSKKNPARTCRDIKLCHPEWKSGDYWIDPNQGCTLDAIKVFCNMETGETCVYPNPSSIPKKNWWTSKTKDKKHVWFAETINGGFHFSYGDEDLAPNTANIQMTFLRLLSTEGSQNVTYHCKNSIAYMDEETGNLKKAILIQGSNDVEIRAEGNSRFTYSVLEDGCTKHTGKWGKTVIEYRSQKTSRLPIVDIAPMDIGGADQEFGVDIGPVCFL; encoded by the exons ccgaagcaggcagctgcctgcaggacgGGCAGAGCTATAGCGATAAGGACGTATGGAAGCCGGAGCCGTGCCGTATCTGCGTGTGCGACACGGGGACCGTCCTCTGCGACGAGATCATCTGCGAGGAGCTGCGGGATTGTCCCAGCCCCGAAATCCCCTTCGGAGAGTGCTGCCCCATATGTCCCACTGACCAACCCAGCg gGCAACCTGGCCCCAAG GGGCAGAAGGGCGAACCCGGTGACATTAAAGAT GTCGTAGGACCCCGAGGGCCTCCGGGACCGCAG GGCCCGGCAGGTGAGCAGGGACAACGAGGGGACCGTGGCGAGAAGGGCGAAAAG GGTGCTCCTGGTCCCCGGGGCAGGGATGGAGAACCTGGCACCCCTGGAAATCCTGGACCCCCTGGTCCCCCTGGACCTCCCGGCCCCCCTGGCCTTGGTGGG AACTTCGCAGCTCAGATGGCAGGCGGCTTCGACGAGAAGGCTGGAGGCGCGCAGCTGGGCGTCATGCAGGGACCCATG GGCCCCATGGGACCCCGTGGTCCCCCCGGACCCTCCGGCGCTCCT GGTCCCCAAGGATTTCAAGGCAACCCCGGCGAGCCTGGCGAGCCCGGCGCTGCT GGTCCGATGGGTCCCCGAGGACCACCAGGACCTCCTGGGAAACCCGGTGATGAC GGTGAAACAGGAAAACCCGGCAAATCCGGCGAGCGTGGCCCCCCTGGCCCCCAG GGTGCTCGTGGCTTCCCTGGGACGCCCGGTCTCCCCGGAGTGAAAGGCCACCGG GGCTACCCTGGCTTGGACGGTGCCAAAGGAGAGGCAGGGGCTCCTGGAGCCAAG GGCGAATCCGGCTCACCTGGCGAGAACGGCTCCCCCGGCCCCATG GGTCCCCGTGGGCTGCCCGGAGAGAGAGGACGtcccggcccctccggcgctGCG GGTGCTCGTGGCAACGATGGTCTCCCCGGCCCGGCTGGACCCCCT GGACCTGTCGGCCCAGCTGGAGCCCCCGGCTTCCCCGGTGCCCCCGGCTCAAAG GGTGAAGCTGGTCCCACCGGCGCACGAGGTCCCGAGGGTGCCCAGGGTCCCCGCGGTGAATCCGGCACCCCCggctctcctggccctgccGGTGCCCCC GGTAACCCAGGGACTGATGGCATCCCCGGCGCGAAGGGCTCAGCG GGTGCCCCGGGCATCGCCGGCGCTCCAGGCTTCCCCGGCCCCCGCGGCCCACCCGGCCCCCAGGGTGCCACCGGCCCGCTGGGACCCAAGGGACAGACG GGAGAACCCGGCATCGCGGGCTTCAAAGGCGAACAGGGACCGAAGGGCGAGACG ggACCCGCAGGACCCCAAGGTGCCCCCGGGCCGGCTGGCGAGGAAGGCAAGAGAGGAGCCCGCGGTGAACCTGGTGCTGCCGGCCCTGTGGGACCACCTGGAGAGAGG GGTGCCCCCGGCAATCGCGGCTTccccgggcaggatgggctcGCTGGACCCAAG GGTGCTCCGGGCGAGCGTGGTCCCGCCGGCCTCGCGGGTCCCAAGGGAGCCACCGGCGATCCCGGACGCCCCGGAGAGCCCGGGCTGCCCGGAGCCAGG GGTCTCACCGGCCGCCCAGGTGACGCTGGTCCTCAAGGCAAAGTCGGCCCAACC ggTGCTCCTGGCGAGGACGgtcgccccggcccccccggcccgcaGGGTGCTCGTGGCCAGCCTGGCGTGATGGGTTTCCCCGGTCCCAAAGGTGCTAAC GGCGAGCCTGGAAAAGCCGGTGAGAAAGGCCTCCCCGGTGCCCCAGGGCTGCGG GGTCTTCCTGGCAAGGACGGTGAGACGGGAGCTGCCGGCCCCCCAGGACCTGCC GGTCCCGCGGGTGAGAGAGGAGAGCAAGGAGCCCCCGGTCCCTCTGGCTTCCAG GGGCTGCCCGGGCCACCAGGTCCCCCCGGAGAGAGCGGCAAACCCGGAGATCAG GGTGTTCCCGGAGAAGCCGGTGCCCCCGGTCTTGTCGGTCCCAGA ggcgAACGCGGCTTCCCCGGTGAACGTGGCTCTCCTGGTGCACAAGGGCTGCAAGGTCCTCGTGGGCTCCCCGGCACACCGGGCACCGACGGACCCAAG GGTGCAACCGGACCGGCCGGCCCCAATGGTGCCCAGGGTCCCCCAGGGCTTCAGGGAATGCCCGGTGAGAGAGGAGCAGCCGGCATCGCCGGTCCCAAGGGAGACCGG GGAGACGTCGGAGAGAAGGGCCCCGAGGGAGCCCCTGGAAAGGACGGCGCACGC GGTCTGACGGGTCCCATCggtccccccggccccgctggcCCCAACGGCGAGAAG gGTGAATCTGGCCCTCCTGGTCCGTCTGGTGCTGCCGGTGCCCGTGGTGCCCCT GGCGAGCGCGGTGAACCCGGTGCCCCTGGTCCCGCCGGATTTGCTGGCCCCCCG GGTGCCGACGGGCAACCCGGTGCCAAAGGCGAACAAGGAGAGCCCGGGCAGAAGGGTGACGCCGGTGCTCCCGGTCCCCAAGGTCCCTCTGGCGCACCCGGCCCACAG ggTCCGACTGGTGTAACTGGTCCCAAAGGAGCCCGGGGTGCTCAGGGCCCCCCT ggaGCCACCGGATTCCCCGGTGCCGCCGGCCGTGTGGGACCACCCGGTCCTAAT GGTAACCCAGgcccccccggtccccccggCTCTGCTGGCAAAGATGGTCCCAAGGGTGCTCGTGGTGATGCCGGTCCCCCGGGCCGTGCTGGTGACCCCGGTCTCCAaggccccgccggcccccccgGCGAGAAAGGTGAACCCGGCGAGGACGGCCCCGCG GGTCCTGACGGTCCCCCCGGTCCCCAAGGTTTGGCAGGACAGCGTGGCATCGTCGGTCTTCCTGGGCAGCGTGGCGAGAGAGGCTTCCCCGGGCTGCCGGGACCATCG GGCGAACCTGGGAAACAAGGAGCACCCGGCTCTGCAGGCGACCGTGGCCCCCCCGGCCCTGTGGGTCCCCCCGGTCTGACGGGTCCTGCCGGTGAACCTGGGCGCGAG GGTAACCCTGGCTCTGACGGACCCCCGGGCAGGGACGGTGCAGCTGGCGTGAAG GGCGATCGTGGCGAGACCGGTCCTGTAGGTGCCCCCGGCGCTCCCGGTGCCCCCGGCGCTCCTGGCCCCGTCGGTCCCACCGGCAAACAAGGAGACAGAGGCGAGACG GGTGCACAAGGTCCCATGGGTCCCGCCGGTCCTGCTGGCGCTCGAGGCATGCCG GGTCCCCAAGGGCCTCGCGGTGACAAGGGTGAGACgggagaggctggagagagAGGGCTGAAGGGCCACCGCGGCTTCACCGGGCTGCAGGGTCTTCCCGGACCACCC GGTCCTTCTGGAGACCAAGGTGCTGCTGGTCCTGCGGGTCCCTCCGGTCCCAGG GGTCCCCCCGGCCCCGTCGGCCCCTCTGGCAAAGACGGCTCCAACGGCATGCCCGGCCCCATCGGTCCCCCCGGCCCCCGTGGACGAAGCGGCGAACCAGGTCCTGCG GGTCCTCCTGGAAACCCAGGTCCCCCCGGTcctcccggcccccccggcACTGGCATCGACATGTCAGCTTTTGCTGGCCTGGGTCAGCCAGAGAAGGGTCCCGATCCCATCCGCTACATGCGGGCGGACGAGGCCGCCGGCAGCCTGCGGCAGCACGATGTCGAGGTGGACGCCACGCTCAAGTCCCTCAACAACCAGATCGAGAGCATCCGCAGCCCCGAGGGCTCCAAGAAGAACCCGGCCAGGACCTGCCGTGACATCAAGCTTTGCCATCCCGAGTGGAAGAGCG gagacTACTGGATCGACCCGAACCAGGGCTGCACCTTGGACGCCATCAAAGTTTTCTGCAACATGGAGACGGGCGAGACCTGCGTCTACCCCaaccccagcagcatccccaagAAGAACTGGTGGACCAGCAAGACCAAAGACAAGAAGCACGTCTGGTTCGCAGAGACCATTAATGGCGGTTTCCAC TTTAGTTACGGCGATGAAGACCTGGCTCCCAACACTGCCAACATCCAGATGACCTTCCTCCGTCTCCTGTCCACCGAAGGCTCCCAGAACGTCACTTACCACTGCAAGAACAGCATCGCCTACATGGATGAGGAGACAGGCAACCTGAAGAAAGCCATCCTCATCCAGGGGTCCAACGACGTAGAGATCAGAGCTGAGGGCAACAGCAGGTTCACATACAGCGTCTTGGAGGATGGTTGCACG AAACACACTGGCAAATGGGGCAAGACAGTCATTGAGTACCGATCGCAGAAGACCTCGCGCCTGCCCATTGTAGATATTGCACCTATGGACATTGGTGGAGCCGATCAGGAGTTTGGCGTGGATATTGGCCCAGTCTGCTTCTTGTaa
- the TMEM106C gene encoding transmembrane protein 106C, with protein sequence MGSVLSFSVNNATSRQRKKAEDDDEDLLDSQDRVEDIAKFPYVEFTGQDSITCPTCQGTGCIPTEQVNELVALIPYSDQRLRPQRTKLYVLLSVLLCLLISGLVVFFLFPHSVLVDDDGIKVVHVWFDKKNSVVILAITATLRIRNSNFYSVTVPSLTSQVQYMNTVVGTQQITNVSSIQPLSDKLVNFTVKAELGGPFSYVYFFCTFPKVKVHNIVIFMRTSVKLSYIGHVTQSSLETYHYVDCSTNSTAAQDPLPPLSPLI encoded by the exons atgggttctgtgctttccttctctgttaATAATGCTACGtcaaggcagaggaagaaggcTGAGGATGACGATGAAGACTTACTCGATAGCCAAGACCGTGTGGAAGACATTGCCAAGTTTCCGTATGTTGAATTCACAGGTCAGGACAGCATCACCTGTCCTACTTGCCAAGGCACTGGCTGCATTCCCACAG agcaggTAAATGAGTTGGTGGCTCTGATACCCTACAGCGACCAACGTCTTCGTCCACAGAGAAC GAAGCTGTATGTCCTGCTGTcggtgctgctctgcctgctgatATCAGGGCTGGTGGTTTTCTTCCTATTCCCTCACTCTGTCCTGGTGGATGACGACGGTATTAAAGTGGTTCACGTTTGGTTCGACAAGAAGAACTCCGTTGTCATTCTTGCCATCACG GCCACCTTACGGATCAGGAACTCCAACTTCTACTCAGTGACGGTGCCCAGCCTGACTAGTCAGGTGCAGTACATGAACACTGTGGTGGGAACCCAGCAGATCACCAATGTCTCCAGCATCCAGCCACTGAGTGACAAACTG GTGAATTTCACTGtgaaggcagagctgggtgGACCCTTCTCCTATGTGTA tttcttttgCACATTTCCCAAGGTGAAGGTACACAACATAGTGATCTTCATGAG GACGTCAGTGAAGCTCTCTTACATCGGCCACGTGACGCAGAGCTCTTTGGAAACGTACCACTACGTGGATTGCAGTACCAACTCCACGGCTGCCCAGGACCCGCTGCCTCCGCTGTCCCCCTTGATATGA